In Leclercia pneumoniae, the genomic window AGCGCGAAAATGGCATTACCCTGGTTAATTGGTGCAGCGGTGCTGGGCGTGGGCGCATTAATCGCCTCTTCGTCCAGCGATGATGACAGCTCGAATGGCAATGGCGACGACGAAGAGCGCAAACGCCGGGAACGAGCAGAACGTGAGCGCCGCGAACGCGAGCAAAAAGAGGAGCGCGAAACCATTAAGGCCTCGCTTCAAAACGTCGGCACGCTGCGCGCTGACGACTTAAAGCAGGCGCTCTCCGGCTGGGTTGAGGTGCACTATCAGAGCACATCGCCCTTTAAAGCCAACGTGCTGGCAACGGGTAAGCAGTATCAGCGCGTGGTGGCAGAACATTTTACCGAAAGCCATGAGCTAACCTTCCTGGACGCCAAAACGCGCCAGAACCTGAATGCGTTGGAATCCTGCTACGACGTGGAACTGACCATGACCGAAGACTTTTATGACGTGGTTGATACCCTGATAGATTGCCAGGTCCAGCTTGAGACACTGCAAGTTTATCGCGAACAATTTGAACGTATTCGCCAGCATTTGCGCGGCTAAGCAGACAGGAATAAAGATGAGTAACGAGATGCTTCGCGAGGATCTTCTAACCTCTTTCGAAACGCTGGAGATGCAGTTCGCCTCTTCATTAGAGCAGGCTAAAGAGCTGGATAAAGCCTTTGCGGCTCACTACAGCCAGTTTCATTCTAACCTTGCCGGGCTGCTGGCCGACGCGCAGGAGAAATTACCTGAGACCAGCCCGTTAAGCCAGTCGCTGGCGGGGTTTATCAACGGCCTGAAAGAGATCGACAGCGGCTGGAAAGCAAAGCTGGATAATCAGAACAAGGGGCTGAGTTTCCGGAAAAACTTTGAAGATTCGCTGCTGGTCTATGTTTACGGCAAGGTGAAGTCGGGTAAAAGCTCGCTGGGCAATTATATGGCCTGGGGCCATACCAACCCGACTCCGGCCCAGCAGGCCGGGAATACCACGCTGAAATATGACTCCCACGTCAATACGGACGCAGAGAACGGTGATGCGCATAACGAAGCGGCGCTGCAGGGCAAATTTCGCGTGGATGCCACCGAGGCGACCAGCTCGATTCAGAGCTTCCGTCTGCCGGGGCTGACCTGGGTGGACTCCCCTGGCCTGCACTCGGTGCGTTCGCAAAACGGCGAGCTGGCGAAAGCGCACGCCGACCATGCTGACCTGATCCTCTACACCATGAAATCGGATGCGCCGGGACGCGCCAGCGATTTAAACGAGATCCGTCAACTGCTGGGGAAAGAGAAGGAGATCATGTTGCTGCTGACGGGCAGCGATAAAAAGCAGCATGGCTGGGATGAGGTCAATGAGGTGCCTGTCGATATCTGCGTGATGAAACCAGCGCAGGATCGCCAGATGCAGCAGGATTTCGTAAAGCGCGAGCTGGAGGCAGAGGGCGTTGATACCGGGCGTGTGCAAGTACTGTCCCTTTCCGCCCGCTATGCCGAACTGCACGGGAATGACCCGGCGGCCATCGCCGACAGCGGCATGGGGCAGCTATTTACCCGCCTGAAGCAAATCTCGCAGGAAGAGGGCGTCCGCATGAAGCGTGCGGTGCCGATGACGAATTTCAAAAACTTCCTCTCCGGCTGCCTGGTGGAAGTGGAGAAATATCAGGCGTTGACGGCATCTCTGGCTACGATGATTGCGACGGTCGACCAGGACGTAAAAAAACAGATTACCCCGGCCGTACGCCTTGCCCAGTCTGAATTACGTCAAACCATTCAGGCCAGTTTTAACGAGCTGGCCGCCAGCCGCGACGACGAAGCCGGGCTGAATAGCGCCCTGCTAGCCGCACAAAAAAGATGGGACAGCCGGATGGCGACCCTCACCGGGGATGCGCTGGAGGCGATCCTGAACAAGGCGATGAAGGCCTTTAAATCAGCGGTTGTCACCACCTGGACCTCCTCCTCGCTCACGCTGCCTGCCTTCTCGGTAGAAAAAGTGACCGAGCAGATCCCTGAAGGCTACACCAAAAGCACGCGTAGCCGTAACGGTGGGCTGGGGGCATTGATCGGCGGCGGCATTGGGATGCTGCTTGGGCCTGCGGGCGCGGCCATAGGCGCCACTCTCGGGGCCGGGCTGGGATCGATGACCGGAGACAGCGCCCAACAAACCACCCGCACCATTGAAATGGTGGTGGGAGATAACCTCAGCGAAGTCCGTAACCGGATCCTGAGCCTTTACCTGGACGGTATCGAAAACGAGATCACCACTCAGGTTGGTACGCTCTTAAGCACCTTACTCAACGAGATGGAGAAGGACTGTAGCCAGCTAAATCATGAAGTGGAACAGTTTAAGCGGGCGATTGGCAGACTGAAGCAGCAAGCAGAGCAGCAATTAACGAGTGAGGGGAACGCATAATATGGCGATGTCAGCGGCAGAACTTTTTGAAACTTACGACCTGACGGCGAAACTGGCAAGCCAGTATCCTGCGCTGGCGGCAGAATTTGCGCCTGTGCAGAAACAGTTTGAAGACAAGCGCAACCAGCCGGATGCCAGCATTATGGTCTACGGCGTGTATAACGCCGGCAAAAGCACGCTTATCAACGCTCTGGTTGGCGAATGCGTGGCAGCGACCGGCGATGTTCCGTTAACCGCCTCTGTTGACTCCTATTGCTGGAATAACAGCACCATTCTGGACACCCCGGGCGTGGATGCGCCGCTGGATCATGAAGCGGTCACCCGGGAACAGATGCTGAAAGCGGATGCGGTGATTTTTGTGGTAAACCCGTCCGGTGCCGCCGAAGAGGAGAAGACACTCAAGGTGCTGGTCGAAATTTTACAGGCCCGGAAAAAGCTGTTCCTGGTGCTCAACGACAAAGATCGCATGGACGTCGAGACCTTAACCCGCCTTAAAAACGACATTCGTATTCGTCTGCAAAGCCTGGCGGAAGCGCAGGGTCTGCAGGATGTGCTGCAGGATATCCCTATCCTGCGCGTCAATGCGGAGATGGCGCTGCAGGCGAAGCTAAACAATGTGCCGGGACTGCTGCGCGCCAGTGAGTTCCCGATCTTCGAAGAGGCGCTGACCACCTTTATCGCCAGCATTGATAGCCAGCATATCTACCGTCGACTGGGCGCGACTCTGAACGGCTTCCTCGACAGGTTGCTGCACACGTTAGAGCAGCAGACCACCAGTGACACCGTGCGCAGTTTCGATACCCTTTTGAAAAATATCGTTGCGCAGCAGCAGCTTTGCCGTAACGCGGTGATCGATGAGGTGAAGAACCAGCGTGAGGTCATGTACCGGGGCAGCAAGGCGGCATTGCGCCAGGATCCTGAACACGCGCAGGCAAA contains:
- a CDS encoding GTPase, whose protein sequence is MAMSAAELFETYDLTAKLASQYPALAAEFAPVQKQFEDKRNQPDASIMVYGVYNAGKSTLINALVGECVAATGDVPLTASVDSYCWNNSTILDTPGVDAPLDHEAVTREQMLKADAVIFVVNPSGAAEEEKTLKVLVEILQARKKLFLVLNDKDRMDVETLTRLKNDIRIRLQSLAEAQGLQDVLQDIPILRVNAEMALQAKLNNVPGLLRASEFPIFEEALTTFIASIDSQHIYRRLGATLNGFLDRLLHTLEQQTTSDTVRSFDTLLKNIVAQQQLCRNAVIDEVKNQREVMYRGSKAALRQDPEHAQANIEALFRQASGEVEAAQNREMTYLVQRFADDVDSLQAAIARQAEQGASQSIPHMPGAQATQEQGVSPESGGINAEMMNHAVNTLGSMAKPEHVVSGLKVVKEWLPSLMKGIGPKTMEKWGTLVVGKWLPYVGPAITVVSSLWDIFAEDRETKQAREQSEQQRREWERYQQEIDDFAFTTAAQFESGALRLVDESLEPWFAELLDKVKAARDIASQQDRELSDRIIEVQRLASSLCTQA
- a CDS encoding dynamin family protein, producing the protein MSNEMLREDLLTSFETLEMQFASSLEQAKELDKAFAAHYSQFHSNLAGLLADAQEKLPETSPLSQSLAGFINGLKEIDSGWKAKLDNQNKGLSFRKNFEDSLLVYVYGKVKSGKSSLGNYMAWGHTNPTPAQQAGNTTLKYDSHVNTDAENGDAHNEAALQGKFRVDATEATSSIQSFRLPGLTWVDSPGLHSVRSQNGELAKAHADHADLILYTMKSDAPGRASDLNEIRQLLGKEKEIMLLLTGSDKKQHGWDEVNEVPVDICVMKPAQDRQMQQDFVKRELEAEGVDTGRVQVLSLSARYAELHGNDPAAIADSGMGQLFTRLKQISQEEGVRMKRAVPMTNFKNFLSGCLVEVEKYQALTASLATMIATVDQDVKKQITPAVRLAQSELRQTIQASFNELAASRDDEAGLNSALLAAQKRWDSRMATLTGDALEAILNKAMKAFKSAVVTTWTSSSLTLPAFSVEKVTEQIPEGYTKSTRSRNGGLGALIGGGIGMLLGPAGAAIGATLGAGLGSMTGDSAQQTTRTIEMVVGDNLSEVRNRILSLYLDGIENEITTQVGTLLSTLLNEMEKDCSQLNHEVEQFKRAIGRLKQQAEQQLTSEGNA